ACGAACCCTATACCACGCAGGATGTGTATGACCATCTCAAGAAAGATGGCTTTGATGTTAATTACAGGGGAGTTTCGGCTATGGTGGGTCTCATGAATACCAGGCTTGGCATCCTCCGAATAGATGTGAAGGGCGACCACAATGTCTATTCGCTTAAGGGTGAATATAAGAATAGCGTGAAAGCGACCATGGATAATTATTAGAAATTCAAATATGAACGATTTATTTTGATAACGAAATTGAAAGATAGCATAAAAAACCTTTACCCGGGTTATTTTGCCCTTGTAATGGCGACTGGCATAGTCTCCATTGCCTCTTATTTGCTGGGAATGGTCTCTCTGGCTTTGTCTCTTTTTTTCATCAACAAAGCGGCTTATGTAGTTTTATGGCTTCTCACCCTGTCTCGCCTGTTCTGGCACTATCCTGAATTCATTGCTGATTTAACAGACCATGCCAAGGGACCTGGATTCTTTACACTGGTCGCAGGCACGTGCATTCTGGGGAACCAGTTCGTGCTTATTGCCGGGGATTTCACCACCGCGCTCTTTCTCCTGTTCATCGGGACGATTCTCTGGCTCATCCTGATATATGCGTTCTTCACTGCCGTTATTGTACGCGAGAAAAAGCCAGGTCTGGAAACCGGGCTTCACGGAGGATGGTTCATCGCTGTTGTAGCAACGCAGTCTGTCTCCATTCTCGGTACACTGGTTGCCCCGGGATTTCTGGCATGGAAGGAGCCTGTCCTTTTTTCTGCGCTTGTTCTATACCTTTTCGGCGCCATGCTGTACATGCTGATTATCTCTCTTGTCTTTTACAGGCTGACATTCTTTAGCCTGACTCCCGAAGCGTTTATTCCTCTTTACTGGGTGGACATGGGAGCAGCGGCAATCACGACACTGGCAGGAGCGAGGCTTATCCTGGACTCTCCTCAATGGCTATTCCTGCAAGAAATTCTTCCTTTCCTTAAAGGGTCTGCCCTTTTCTTCTGGGCTGCTGCAACGTGGTGGATTCCCCTCCTGTTAATTCTAAGCGCATGGCGCAACTTTTACAAACACTTCCCTCTCAGCTATGATCCGCAATACTGGAGCCTGGTGTTCCCTCTGGGTATGTACACCACCAGCACCTTCGTATTTGCAGAAGCCACAGGGTTATCTTTTCTTTACCCGATTTCCCGCTATTTCATATATGCAGCTTTAATTGCCTGGCTTGTTACCTTTCTCGGGATGGTTCACAGGCTTGTGCGCAGATTGGTTGAATAGCCGACGCTAGCCATTGATGAAGACAAAATCAAACCTGAGTATTGGCAAGGGCGAGGATAAAAGAAAAAGGTTGTTATCCACTGATGAACCTTAGGGGAACGTACCGCTTAATCCTGGCTGGCGTGCCTCTATCAACCTGAATAAAATCTGCACTCTTAAGAAGTCTGTATATCATAAAAAACGGAGCAATGACCAGCAGTATAACTATAAGAGTAGGTGTTGGTTTATCGGAAATCAAAAGCCCAAAGTCTATGATAACCAAGAACGCAAAAATAAAAGCGACAGCCAATACCGATGTAGCGGACGTCACATTGATGGGAATATAATAGCCGTACAATGTTACCAAAAGAGCACCGATTATAGTCATTGTAAAGAGATATGCTATATTAAATATAACTGCTTTGACAACCTCGCCCATTGTGACAGTATCGAGAAAATCTCTGCATTTCTTAATAGTCGCATCAGAAGCCATATAGTTAACTCTATTACTCTCCTTCTTTAAATAGCTTATAGATTGCTTTAAGGCTCAAAACTACAGTGCTTATATAAAGAATTACCATAAATAATTCCGAAAAAGTAGAGATTATTTTTATCAGATAAAATCCTTCAAACCCAAATAATGTTGAAAAATATTTTACAATCCAAAGCCCCGCCATAACAGCGATTATCGGGATAACATCTACTATTATAGCCACACATATTATAAATATATGTTCAAATTTCTTTTTTAGATGGTCTTTGATTTGCATAATCACCTTGTCTAGGATATAACCATTCAAGGGTTATTAATATTGCCTTATCTACCGAGAGGCGCAATCGTATGCTGGATATGCGGGTTTATCACAGCATCGAAGGTAAAGGCGCATAAGCGCAGACCCAAGAAGCGCCAGTGTACGAGAAATAAGAAAGGGCGGTTCAAGAAGAAAAGCCGATGTAGATAGTAGAAGCATTAGATGTAACTATCAGATTAAATTTTGTTCTGTATATATTTCAACAAGTCGCTCATATGATAAGGGGCAGGATACCAAGTCATCAAATTGATTACCTGACAGATGAAGTTGCCTCTTCATCTTGCTGAGAAGTGGATTCCCATATTCCTTAATTCCATGACTCACGAAAGTAAATATATTGGTTTTCTTTCCATCAACGTATAAGATATATATTTTATGTTTTGAATGATGAACCTGAAAGCCCTTTCTGCTCAGAGCAGATTCGATGTCCTTTGTTTTATATACAGCCATAGATTTTACCTAAGCTAAAATTTCCATCAGTTTGCCCCTTAACCTTCTTGCCCCGGGGGATAACTCATTCTCAGATGCAGCCACATATTCTGAATACAAAATAGCTAATTCATCCTCTATTTCTTCCACCGCCGATTTCATGGAATTAGCCACAGCAAGAAGTCCCAATTCATCATTTGAAACGATATATTGGTCATTATCAAAAATAACATCAACTGAAAGCGGTTCACTCAGTAGTTTAATCTTTGAACCTAACGCAAACGATTTTATCTGATATTTCGTTATTGTTTCTAGAGAAGTTTCATCTTCAATCTGGAGAACGTATTTTCCAGTTTGGGTAGGAGTCATTAACCCTCGGACTCTGACAAGTTCACCTATATACTTAATTATAAAATCTTGTATTTCAGGAGCATATTGACATACTATAAGACCCTCAGGCGAATCGATTTGTAGATGTCTTTTTTGGTCTACACGTAGTTCTATAAACCTTCCAAAAATCTCCTTTTCATATTCTTCTGGCTGTCTTTGCAGAAGGGATTGAATCATTATTTTTTGTGCAGGATTGAGGACTCTAAAAGATGA
The sequence above is drawn from the Candidatus Methanoperedens sp. genome and encodes:
- a CDS encoding DUF2551 domain-containing protein is translated as MKARLTKYLMRDDTGIRKCVLKLFLSNEPYTTQDVYDHLKKDGFDVNYRGVSAMVGLMNTRLGILRIDVKGDHNVYSLKGEYKNSVKATMDNY
- a CDS encoding tellurite resistance/C4-dicarboxylate transporter family protein — its product is MKDSIKNLYPGYFALVMATGIVSIASYLLGMVSLALSLFFINKAAYVVLWLLTLSRLFWHYPEFIADLTDHAKGPGFFTLVAGTCILGNQFVLIAGDFTTALFLLFIGTILWLILIYAFFTAVIVREKKPGLETGLHGGWFIAVVATQSVSILGTLVAPGFLAWKEPVLFSALVLYLFGAMLYMLIISLVFYRLTFFSLTPEAFIPLYWVDMGAAAITTLAGARLILDSPQWLFLQEILPFLKGSALFFWAAATWWIPLLLILSAWRNFYKHFPLSYDPQYWSLVFPLGMYTTSTFVFAEATGLSFLYPISRYFIYAALIAWLVTFLGMVHRLVRRLVE